A part of Streptomyces sp. DSM 40750 genomic DNA contains:
- a CDS encoding MogA/MoaB family molybdenum cofactor biosynthesis protein translates to MTATPHDPTPRATPARPYRALVVTASNRAAAGIYEDRGGPLIAEGLTAFGFTVEGPQVVPDGDPVEAALRAGVDAGYDVIVTTGGTGISPTDRTPEATRAVLDHEVPGIPEAIRAYGRDKVPTAALSRGLAGVADRTLIINLPGSTGGVRDGLAVLEPLLTHAVDQIRGGDHSRSSQGGAS, encoded by the coding sequence ATGACCGCCACCCCGCACGACCCGACACCCCGGGCCACGCCCGCCAGGCCGTACCGCGCGCTGGTCGTGACCGCCTCCAACCGCGCCGCCGCCGGGATCTACGAGGACCGGGGCGGGCCCCTGATCGCGGAGGGGCTCACGGCGTTCGGTTTCACCGTCGAGGGCCCCCAGGTCGTGCCCGACGGGGACCCCGTGGAGGCGGCCCTCAGGGCGGGCGTCGACGCCGGGTACGACGTGATCGTGACGACCGGCGGAACCGGGATCTCGCCCACCGACCGCACCCCCGAGGCGACCCGCGCGGTCCTCGACCACGAGGTGCCGGGCATCCCCGAGGCGATCAGGGCGTACGGCCGGGACAAGGTACCGACGGCGGCTCTCTCCCGGGGCCTCGCCGGAGTCGCGGACCGGACGCTGATCATCAACCTGCCGGGCTCCACCGGCGGCGTACGGGACGGCCTGGCCGTACTGGAACCCCTTCTCACCCACGCCGTCGACCAGATCCGCGGCGGGGACCACTCCAGATCCAGCCAGGGGGGTGCGAGCTGA
- the moaC gene encoding cyclic pyranopterin monophosphate synthase MoaC, protein MSTPQDRLTHIDEAGAARMVDVSGKDVTARTARASGRVLVSPKVVELLRGEGVPKGDALATARIAGIMGAKRTPDLIPLCHPLSVSGVKVDLSVADDAVEILATVKTTDRTGVEMEALTAVTVAALTVIDMVKAVDKGAVITDVRVEEKTGGKSGDWSRA, encoded by the coding sequence ATGAGTACGCCGCAGGACCGACTGACCCACATCGACGAGGCGGGCGCCGCTCGTATGGTCGACGTCTCCGGGAAGGACGTGACCGCGCGCACCGCCCGCGCCAGCGGCCGGGTCCTGGTCTCACCCAAGGTGGTCGAACTGCTCCGGGGCGAGGGGGTGCCCAAGGGTGACGCCCTCGCCACCGCGCGTATCGCCGGCATCATGGGCGCCAAACGCACCCCCGACCTCATCCCGCTCTGCCATCCGCTGTCGGTGTCGGGCGTCAAGGTCGATCTGTCGGTCGCGGACGACGCCGTCGAGATCCTCGCCACCGTGAAGACCACGGACCGTACGGGCGTCGAGATGGAGGCCCTCACCGCGGTCACCGTCGCCGCCCTCACCGTGATCGACATGGTCAAGGCGGTCGACAAGGGCGCGGTCATCACGGACGTACGCGTCGAGGAGAAGACGGGCGGCAAGTCGGGCGACTGGAGCCGGGCATGA
- the glp gene encoding molybdotransferase-like divisome protein Glp, translating into MSTAATRTTGRDHLWSVTEHLEDILATVRPLEPIELQLLDAQGCVLVEDVTVPVSLPPFDNSSMDGYAVRVADIAGASEEFPAVLTVIGDVAAGQAEQPRVGPGEAARIMTGAPLPPGAETVVPVEWTDGGLGEGPVSGMRARSARPEDATGQVAVHRAAEARAHVRAKGSDVRAGDRALAAGTILGPPQLGLLAAIGRATVRVRPRPRVVVLSTGSELIPPGEPLATGQIYDSNSFALTAAARDAGAIAYRVGAVADDAETLRSTIEDQLVRADLMVTTGGVSVGAYDVVKEALESVGDEDEEGTGIDFRKLAMQPGKPQGFGTIGPDHTPLLALPGNPVSSYVSFELFVRPAIRTLMGLEDVHRPTTTATLQAPKALTSPAGRRQYLRGTYADGQVTPVGGAGSHLVAALAHADALIVIPEDAESVEPGAEVEVVLLG; encoded by the coding sequence TTGAGCACCGCCGCGACCCGCACCACCGGCCGGGACCACCTCTGGTCGGTGACCGAACACCTGGAGGACATCCTCGCCACCGTCCGCCCCCTGGAACCCATCGAGCTGCAGCTTCTCGACGCCCAGGGCTGTGTCCTGGTCGAGGACGTCACGGTGCCGGTGTCACTGCCGCCCTTCGACAACAGCTCGATGGACGGGTACGCGGTGCGGGTCGCGGACATCGCGGGCGCGAGCGAGGAGTTCCCGGCCGTGCTCACGGTGATCGGGGACGTGGCGGCGGGCCAGGCCGAGCAGCCCCGAGTGGGCCCCGGCGAAGCCGCCCGCATCATGACCGGTGCCCCGCTGCCGCCCGGCGCGGAGACGGTCGTCCCGGTGGAGTGGACCGACGGCGGCCTCGGCGAGGGACCCGTCTCCGGGATGCGCGCCCGCAGCGCCCGCCCCGAGGACGCCACCGGCCAGGTCGCCGTGCACCGCGCCGCCGAGGCCCGCGCGCACGTGCGCGCGAAGGGAAGCGACGTACGGGCCGGCGACCGCGCCCTCGCCGCCGGCACGATCCTCGGCCCGCCGCAGCTCGGCCTCCTCGCCGCCATCGGCAGGGCGACCGTACGCGTGCGCCCGCGCCCGCGCGTGGTGGTGCTCTCCACCGGCAGCGAACTGATCCCGCCGGGCGAGCCGCTGGCCACCGGCCAGATCTACGACTCCAACAGCTTCGCGCTGACGGCCGCCGCCCGGGACGCGGGCGCGATCGCCTACCGCGTGGGCGCCGTCGCCGACGACGCCGAGACCCTCCGCTCCACCATCGAGGACCAGCTCGTCCGCGCCGACCTGATGGTCACCACCGGCGGGGTCAGCGTGGGGGCGTACGACGTCGTCAAGGAGGCCCTGGAGTCCGTCGGCGACGAGGACGAGGAGGGCACCGGCATCGACTTCCGCAAGCTCGCCATGCAGCCCGGCAAGCCCCAGGGCTTCGGCACCATCGGCCCCGACCACACCCCACTGCTGGCACTCCCCGGCAACCCGGTGTCGTCGTACGTCTCCTTCGAACTCTTCGTCCGGCCCGCCATCCGCACCCTGATGGGCCTGGAGGACGTCCACCGGCCGACGACCACGGCGACCCTCCAGGCACCCAAGGCGCTGACCTCGCCCGCCGGGCGCCGGCAGTACCTGCGCGGGACGTACGCCGACGGCCAGGTCACCCCTGTGGGGGGCGCCGGGTCGCACCTCGTCGCGGCTCTCGCGCACGCCGACGCGCTGATCGTGATCCCCGAGGACGCCGAGTCGGTCGAGCCCGGCGCGGAGGTCGAGGTAGTCCTGCTCGGCTGA
- the galU gene encoding UTP--glucose-1-phosphate uridylyltransferase GalU, with translation MSEANPRISKAVIPAAGLGTRFLPATKATPKEMLPVVDKPAIQYVVEEAASAGLDDVLMITGRNKRPLEDHFDRNYELESALQKKGDAGRLAKVQESSDLATMHYVRQGDPKGLGHAVLCAAPHVGDEPFAVLLGDDLIDPRDPLLKRMIEIQEEHGGSVIALMEVAPEQIHLYGCAAVEPTDDTDVVKVTDLVEKPDPADAPSSYAVIGRYVLDPSIFGILRKTEPGRGGEIQITDALQQLAADEKIGGPVHGVVFKGRRYDTGDRGDYLRAIVRLACEREDLGPDFRTWLRSYVAEEM, from the coding sequence ATGAGTGAGGCGAACCCCAGGATCAGCAAGGCTGTCATCCCCGCGGCGGGTCTAGGGACCCGGTTCCTGCCGGCCACCAAAGCGACTCCCAAGGAGATGCTGCCGGTCGTGGACAAGCCGGCGATCCAGTACGTGGTCGAAGAGGCCGCATCAGCGGGGCTCGACGACGTCCTGATGATCACCGGCCGCAACAAGCGCCCCCTTGAGGACCACTTCGACCGGAACTACGAGCTGGAATCCGCCCTCCAGAAGAAGGGCGACGCCGGCCGGCTCGCCAAGGTCCAGGAGTCCAGCGACCTCGCGACCATGCACTACGTCCGCCAGGGCGACCCCAAGGGCCTCGGCCACGCCGTCCTGTGCGCAGCCCCGCACGTGGGCGACGAGCCCTTCGCGGTCCTCCTCGGCGACGACCTGATCGACCCGCGCGACCCCCTCCTGAAGCGCATGATCGAGATCCAGGAGGAGCACGGCGGCAGCGTCATCGCGCTCATGGAGGTCGCCCCCGAGCAGATCCACCTCTACGGCTGCGCGGCCGTGGAACCCACCGACGACACCGACGTGGTGAAGGTCACCGACCTGGTCGAGAAGCCGGACCCGGCCGACGCCCCGTCGAGCTACGCGGTCATCGGCCGCTACGTCCTCGACCCGAGCATCTTCGGCATCCTGCGCAAGACCGAGCCGGGCCGCGGCGGCGAGATCCAGATCACCGACGCCCTCCAGCAGCTCGCCGCGGACGAGAAGATCGGTGGCCCCGTGCACGGCGTCGTCTTCAAGGGCCGCCGCTATGACACCGGAGACCGTGGCGACTACCTGCGTGCCATTGTCAGACTCGCGTGCGAACGTGAAGACCTGGGCCCGGACTTCCGGACCTGGCTTCGCAGTTACGTAGCCGAGGAGATGTAG
- a CDS encoding 5-formyltetrahydrofolate cyclo-ligase: MGPEPELSKRMLRRELLLVRNGLTPDDVRKTTGALADRALDLPELAHARTVAAYVSMGSEPGTLALLDALRARGVRVLLPILLPDNDLDWGAYEGEASLARVRHGGGRMTLLEPAGDRLGPDAVTTADAVLLPGLAVDTRGMRLGRGGGSYDRVLARLERAGADPALVVLLYDTEVVDRVPEEEHDRPVHAVVTPSGVRRFR, encoded by the coding sequence ATGGGACCCGAACCGGAGCTTTCCAAACGAATGTTGCGCCGAGAGCTCCTCCTGGTGAGGAACGGGTTGACGCCGGATGACGTCCGGAAAACGACGGGCGCTCTTGCCGACCGGGCCCTCGATCTGCCCGAGCTGGCGCACGCGCGCACGGTCGCGGCGTACGTCTCCATGGGGAGCGAGCCCGGCACCCTCGCGCTCCTCGACGCGCTGCGCGCGCGGGGCGTGCGCGTCCTGCTGCCGATCCTGCTCCCCGACAACGACCTGGACTGGGGCGCCTACGAGGGGGAGGCCTCCCTCGCGCGCGTGCGGCACGGCGGCGGCCGCATGACCCTCCTCGAACCCGCCGGCGACCGACTCGGGCCGGACGCCGTGACCACCGCGGACGCCGTCCTGCTCCCGGGCCTGGCGGTCGACACACGCGGGATGCGCCTCGGGAGGGGCGGCGGCTCGTACGACCGCGTCCTGGCCCGCCTGGAACGCGCGGGCGCGGATCCGGCGCTGGTGGTGCTGCTGTACGACACGGAGGTGGTCGACCGGGTACCGGAGGAGGAACACGACCGCCCGGTGCACGCGGTGGTGACCCCGTCGGGGGTACGACGGTTCCGGTGA
- a CDS encoding penicillin acylase family protein encodes MPTDTTASSGQQSGKSGRKKGRKVRLLLIVLVLAIIGGVGYGAFWSISTVRGSFPQTKGSITLDGLSGPVDVKRDDYGIPQIYASSDEDLFMAQGYVQAQDRFYEMDVRRHMTAGRLSEMFGEGQVDNDEFLRTLGWHRIAEEEYEKTLSAETKKYLDAYAKGVNAYLAGKDGEEISLEYAALGFSNDYEPEEWTPVDSIAWLKAMAWDLRGNMQDEIDRALMTSRLGPKQIADLYPQYPYDRNETIVQEGAYDELTKTWSDGSPSTQSTDGSTQGTSGTGAEAGTAGTSTESGALQTQLDGLYNVLEDLPEAVGVNGNGIGSNSWVVSGNHTITGKPLLANDPHLSAQLPSVWYQMGLHCKAVSEKCRYDVAGYTFAGMPGVIIGHNADISWGMTNSGADVTDLYLEKLTGDGYEYGRKVLPFDTREETIEVAGGTSKKIVVRTTNNGPLLSDRNDELVQVGKKASVDQNAPDRGDGYGIALRWTALDPGTSMDAVFAMNRAANWEDFREAAALFDVPSQNLIYADTEGNIGYQLPGRIPTRGEGDGSVPAPGWDTKYRWTGYIDQDELPYEYNPERGYIVTANQAVVDEKYPYTLTADWGYGTRAQRITSLIESKIKGGGKISTDDMRQMQMDNSSEIAKLLVPLLLKIDVKDKEVRQAQKLLEGWDYTQDADSAAAAYFNSVWRNILKLAFGDKLPKELRVEGQCLSVEPVDTTGPADEDQRVRECGKRDADQAQPDGGDRWFEVVRRIIGDEDNDWWSTPKTRTQGAVDTRDELFKRAMRDARWELTAKLGKDIDTWSWGRLHRLFLKNQTLGTEGPGFLQYMLNRGPWKLGGGEATVNATGWNSAGGYEVVWVPSMRMVVNLGDLDKSKWINLTGASGHAYNAHYTDQTDKWAKGELLTWSFSDKAVESNTSDTLLLKP; translated from the coding sequence ATGCCCACCGACACCACCGCCTCCTCCGGCCAGCAGTCCGGCAAGTCCGGCAGGAAGAAGGGGCGCAAAGTCCGTCTTCTTCTGATCGTCCTGGTACTGGCCATCATCGGTGGCGTCGGCTACGGGGCGTTCTGGTCCATCTCCACCGTGCGTGGCTCCTTCCCGCAGACCAAGGGCTCGATAACCCTGGACGGCCTGTCCGGACCGGTCGACGTCAAGCGCGACGACTACGGGATCCCGCAGATCTACGCCTCCTCCGACGAGGACCTGTTCATGGCGCAGGGCTACGTCCAGGCGCAGGACCGGTTCTACGAGATGGACGTGCGCCGCCATATGACGGCCGGCCGCCTCTCGGAGATGTTCGGCGAGGGCCAGGTCGACAACGACGAGTTCCTGCGTACCCTCGGCTGGCACCGGATCGCCGAGGAGGAGTACGAGAAGACGCTCTCGGCGGAGACGAAGAAGTACCTCGACGCATACGCCAAGGGGGTCAACGCCTACCTCGCCGGCAAGGACGGCGAGGAGATCTCCCTGGAGTACGCGGCCCTCGGCTTCTCCAACGACTACGAGCCCGAGGAGTGGACCCCGGTCGACTCGATCGCCTGGCTGAAGGCGATGGCCTGGGACCTGCGCGGCAACATGCAGGACGAGATCGACCGGGCCCTGATGACCAGCCGCCTCGGCCCCAAGCAGATCGCCGACCTGTACCCGCAGTACCCGTACGACCGGAACGAGACGATCGTGCAGGAGGGCGCGTACGACGAGCTCACCAAGACCTGGTCGGACGGGTCCCCGTCGACGCAGAGCACCGACGGCTCCACGCAGGGCACCAGCGGCACGGGAGCGGAGGCCGGCACCGCCGGGACCTCCACGGAGTCCGGGGCTCTCCAGACACAGCTGGACGGGCTCTACAACGTCCTGGAGGACCTGCCCGAGGCCGTCGGAGTGAACGGCAACGGCATCGGCTCCAACTCCTGGGTCGTCTCCGGCAACCACACCATCACCGGCAAGCCGCTCCTCGCCAACGACCCGCACCTGTCGGCCCAGCTCCCGTCGGTCTGGTACCAGATGGGCCTGCACTGCAAGGCCGTCTCCGAGAAGTGCCGGTACGACGTGGCCGGCTACACCTTCGCGGGCATGCCCGGAGTGATAATCGGCCACAACGCGGACATCTCCTGGGGCATGACCAACTCCGGCGCCGACGTCACCGACCTCTACCTGGAGAAGCTCACCGGCGACGGCTACGAGTACGGCCGCAAGGTGCTGCCCTTCGACACCCGCGAGGAGACCATCGAGGTCGCCGGCGGCACGTCCAAGAAGATCGTCGTCCGCACCACCAACAACGGCCCCCTGCTCTCCGACCGCAACGACGAACTCGTCCAGGTCGGCAAGAAGGCCTCCGTCGACCAGAACGCCCCCGACCGCGGCGACGGCTACGGCATCGCCCTGCGCTGGACCGCGCTCGACCCCGGCACCTCCATGGACGCCGTCTTCGCGATGAACCGGGCCGCGAACTGGGAGGACTTCCGCGAGGCCGCCGCCCTGTTCGACGTCCCCTCGCAGAACCTGATCTACGCCGACACCGAGGGCAACATCGGCTACCAGCTGCCCGGCAGGATTCCCACCCGCGGGGAGGGTGACGGCTCGGTGCCCGCGCCGGGCTGGGACACCAAGTACCGCTGGACCGGCTACATCGACCAGGACGAACTGCCGTACGAGTACAACCCGGAGCGCGGCTACATCGTCACCGCGAACCAGGCCGTCGTCGACGAGAAGTACCCGTACACGCTCACCGCGGACTGGGGCTACGGCACGCGCGCGCAGCGGATCACCAGCCTCATCGAGTCGAAGATCAAGGGTGGCGGCAAGATCTCCACCGACGACATGCGGCAGATGCAGATGGACAACAGCAGTGAGATCGCCAAGCTGCTGGTGCCGCTGCTGCTCAAGATCGACGTCAAGGACAAGGAAGTCCGCCAGGCGCAGAAGCTCCTGGAGGGCTGGGACTACACGCAGGACGCCGACTCGGCGGCCGCCGCGTACTTCAACTCGGTCTGGCGCAACATCCTCAAGCTCGCCTTCGGCGACAAGCTCCCCAAGGAACTGCGCGTCGAGGGCCAGTGCCTGTCGGTCGAGCCGGTCGACACCACCGGGCCCGCCGACGAGGACCAGCGGGTGCGTGAGTGCGGCAAGCGCGACGCGGACCAGGCGCAGCCGGACGGCGGCGACCGCTGGTTCGAGGTGGTCCGCCGGATCATCGGTGACGAGGACAACGACTGGTGGTCCACGCCGAAGACGCGTACCCAGGGCGCCGTCGACACCCGTGACGAGCTGTTCAAGCGGGCCATGCGGGACGCCCGTTGGGAGCTGACCGCCAAGCTCGGCAAGGACATCGACACCTGGAGCTGGGGCCGGCTGCACCGCCTGTTCCTGAAGAACCAGACCCTCGGCACCGAGGGCCCCGGTTTCCTTCAGTACATGCTCAACCGCGGCCCCTGGAAGCTCGGCGGCGGCGAGGCCACGGTCAACGCCACCGGCTGGAACTCGGCGGGCGGCTACGAGGTCGTCTGGGTGCCCTCGATGCGCATGGTGGTGAACCTCGGGGACCTCGACAAGTCCAAGTGGATCAACCTCACCGGCGCCTCCGGGCACGCGTACAACGCCCACTACACCGACCAGACCGACAAGTGGGCCAAGGGCGAGCTGCTGACGTGGTCGTTCTCGGACAAGGCGGTCGAGAGCAACACGAGCGACACGCTTCTGTTGAAACCGTGA
- a CDS encoding potassium/proton antiporter, translating to MPTRARSRIQCSASPHSEPRAVRRERFGPLTVHDLNQLLLVCSLVLLVAVAAVRISSRSGLPSLLVYLGIGIAMGQDGIGDIHFNNAELTQVIGYAALVVILAEGGLGTKWKEIKPALPAASSLALVGVAVSVGVTAAGAHYLIGLEWRQSLIIGAVVSSTDAAAVFSVLRKIPLPARVTGTLEAESGFNDAPVVILVAALSMAGPVEHWYVLIGEIALELAIGAAIGLAVGWLGSWGLRHIALPASGLYPIAVMAIAVTAYAAGALAHGSGFLAVYLASMVLGNAKLPHWPATRGFAEGVGWIAQIGMFVLLGLLVTPHEMGDDIWPALVIGLVLTMVARPLSVIVALTPFRVPWREQTLLSWAGLRGAVPIILATIPMVSGIEASRKIFNIVFVLVVVYTLVQGPTLPWLARKLRLGGSGDEAADLGIESAPLERLRGHLLSVAIPEKSRMHGVEVNELRLPAGAAVTLVVRDGMSFVPLPTTVLRRGDELLVVATDPVRDQAERRLRAVGQGGKLAGWLGTGNGNGEAGR from the coding sequence ATGCCCACACGCGCGCGTTCCCGCATCCAGTGCTCGGCATCCCCACACTCGGAACCACGTGCGGTTCGGCGAGAAAGGTTCGGCCCTCTGACTGTCCACGACCTCAACCAGCTCCTGCTCGTCTGCTCACTCGTCCTGCTAGTCGCGGTCGCGGCGGTCCGGATCTCGTCGCGCAGCGGGCTCCCCAGCCTGCTCGTCTACCTGGGCATCGGCATCGCCATGGGCCAGGACGGCATCGGCGACATCCACTTCAACAACGCCGAACTGACCCAGGTCATCGGCTACGCGGCCCTCGTCGTGATCCTGGCGGAGGGCGGCCTCGGCACGAAGTGGAAGGAGATCAAGCCGGCCCTGCCGGCCGCCAGCTCACTGGCGCTGGTCGGAGTCGCGGTGAGCGTCGGCGTCACGGCAGCGGGCGCGCACTACCTGATCGGGCTGGAGTGGCGGCAGTCGCTCATCATCGGCGCTGTCGTGTCCTCCACGGACGCGGCGGCCGTCTTCTCCGTGCTGCGCAAAATCCCCCTCCCCGCGCGCGTGACGGGCACCCTGGAGGCCGAGTCCGGCTTCAACGACGCCCCCGTGGTCATCCTCGTCGCCGCGCTCTCCATGGCCGGACCGGTCGAGCATTGGTACGTCCTGATCGGCGAGATAGCTCTGGAGCTGGCGATCGGCGCCGCCATCGGTCTCGCGGTGGGCTGGCTGGGCTCCTGGGGCCTGAGGCACATCGCGCTGCCCGCCTCCGGCCTCTACCCGATCGCCGTCATGGCCATCGCCGTCACCGCGTACGCGGCCGGCGCCCTGGCCCACGGCAGCGGATTCCTCGCCGTCTACCTGGCCTCCATGGTCCTCGGCAACGCCAAGCTGCCGCACTGGCCGGCCACGCGCGGCTTCGCCGAGGGGGTCGGCTGGATCGCCCAGATCGGCATGTTCGTCCTGCTCGGCCTGCTGGTCACCCCACACGAGATGGGCGACGACATCTGGCCCGCGCTCGTCATAGGGCTCGTGCTGACCATGGTGGCGCGACCGCTCAGCGTCATCGTCGCGCTGACGCCGTTCCGGGTGCCGTGGCGGGAGCAGACGCTGCTGTCGTGGGCCGGGCTGCGCGGCGCCGTGCCCATCATCCTGGCGACGATCCCCATGGTCAGCGGGATCGAAGCCAGCCGCAAGATCTTCAACATCGTCTTCGTCCTGGTCGTGGTCTACACCCTCGTCCAAGGGCCGACGCTGCCCTGGCTGGCCCGGAAGCTGCGCCTGGGCGGCTCCGGCGACGAGGCCGCCGACCTCGGCATCGAATCGGCGCCCCTGGAGCGGCTGCGCGGCCATCTGTTGTCCGTCGCCATCCCCGAGAAATCCCGCATGCACGGCGTCGAGGTCAACGAATTGCGGCTCCCCGCGGGCGCCGCCGTCACCCTCGTCGTCCGCGACGGCATGTCGTTCGTGCCCCTGCCGACCACGGTGCTGCGGCGCGGCGACGAACTGCTCGTCGTCGCCACGGACCCCGTCCGCGACCAGGCGGAACGCCGTCTCAGGGCCGTCGGCCAGGGCGGCAAGCTGGCCGGGTGGCTGGGGACGGGCAACGGGAACGGCGAGGCAGGTCGTTAA
- a CDS encoding MFS transporter, producing the protein MASTVTSNPSNTSKASRPGYGQLLRTRGAWTFLLPGFAARQPFAMLTISIVLLVQHTTGSYGAAGAVAAATGVAMALFAPYSGRLADRHGQRAVLIPGILVHGVAGLSLTALALADAPLWALFAAAVPTGASVPQIGPMVRARWGVKLQDSPLMPTAAAFESVTDELTFVLGPLVATALCTAVHPAAGLLTEAALTLIGGLLFAAQRGTQPRVVSMAHARVKHVSALSVPGVRVLIVTFLGIGSVFGGMQVSLAAFSESIGEPGLNGVLYGVFAAGNMLSGVVCGAIAWKAAPQRRLIVGYTALALVASALWTADSVLVLAALGLLVGMCIAPALITGYTLVDGLVPAGARTEAFTWLTGAVALGQAAAVMAAGQLEDRLSTGAGFLVPMAGTALALATLLALRARLATRPRSRTVARVVGHRVPVTVD; encoded by the coding sequence GTGGCGTCCACGGTCACCTCGAACCCCTCGAACACCTCGAAGGCGTCCCGCCCGGGCTACGGGCAGCTTCTGCGTACCCGTGGCGCGTGGACGTTCCTCCTCCCCGGCTTCGCGGCCCGCCAGCCGTTCGCGATGCTGACCATCTCCATCGTGCTGCTGGTCCAGCACACCACCGGCTCGTACGGGGCGGCCGGCGCCGTCGCCGCCGCGACCGGTGTCGCCATGGCGCTGTTCGCCCCGTACAGCGGCCGTCTCGCCGACCGGCACGGCCAGCGGGCCGTCCTGATCCCCGGCATCCTCGTCCACGGGGTGGCGGGTCTCTCCCTGACGGCGCTGGCGCTCGCGGACGCCCCCTTGTGGGCGCTCTTCGCCGCCGCCGTGCCGACGGGTGCCTCGGTGCCGCAGATCGGCCCCATGGTGCGGGCCCGCTGGGGCGTCAAGCTCCAGGACTCGCCCCTGATGCCCACCGCGGCGGCCTTCGAGTCCGTCACCGACGAGCTGACCTTCGTGCTCGGCCCGCTGGTGGCGACCGCGCTGTGCACCGCCGTGCACCCGGCCGCCGGCCTGCTCACGGAGGCCGCGCTCACGCTGATCGGCGGTCTGCTGTTCGCCGCCCAGCGCGGCACCCAGCCCAGGGTCGTCTCCATGGCGCACGCGCGCGTGAAGCACGTTTCCGCCCTGTCGGTCCCCGGCGTGCGCGTCCTGATCGTCACCTTCCTGGGCATCGGCTCCGTCTTCGGCGGCATGCAGGTCTCGCTCGCCGCCTTCTCCGAGTCGATCGGCGAGCCCGGCCTGAACGGCGTCCTGTACGGCGTCTTCGCGGCCGGCAACATGCTCTCCGGCGTCGTCTGCGGCGCGATCGCGTGGAAGGCGGCCCCTCAGCGGCGCCTGATCGTCGGCTACACGGCCCTCGCGCTGGTGGCCTCCGCCCTGTGGACCGCCGACTCCGTGCTCGTCCTGGCCGCGCTCGGCCTGCTGGTCGGCATGTGCATCGCCCCGGCCCTGATCACCGGCTACACCCTGGTCGACGGCCTCGTACCGGCGGGCGCCCGCACCGAGGCCTTCACCTGGCTCACCGGCGCCGTCGCCCTCGGCCAGGCCGCCGCCGTCATGGCCGCCGGACAGCTGGAGGACCGGCTGTCGACGGGCGCCGGATTCCTGGTCCCGATGGCGGGTACGGCACTGGCGCTGGCGACCCTGCTGGCGCTCCGTGCACGGCTGGCGACCAGGCCCCGGAGCCGTACCGTCGCGCGTGTCGTCGGTCACCGAGTGCCGGTGACAGTGGACTGA
- a CDS encoding FmdB family zinc ribbon protein: MPTYQYQCTECGEGLEAVQKFTDDALTECPSCNGRLKKVFSAVGIVFKGSGFYRNDSRGSSSSSSPASKSPSSTSDSKSSSDAKSSSTSSSSSSDSKSSSSGSSSTSSTSAA, encoded by the coding sequence GTGCCGACGTACCAGTACCAGTGCACCGAATGCGGTGAGGGCCTCGAAGCGGTGCAGAAGTTCACCGACGACGCCCTGACCGAGTGCCCCAGCTGCAACGGCCGCCTCAAGAAGGTGTTCTCCGCGGTCGGCATCGTCTTCAAGGGCTCCGGTTTCTACCGGAACGACAGCCGCGGCTCCTCGTCGAGCAGCAGCCCGGCGTCGAAGTCGCCCTCGTCCACGTCGGACTCCAAGTCCTCGTCGGACGCGAAGTCCTCGTCCACGTCGTCTTCGTCGTCCTCCGACTCGAAGTCGTCGTCCTCGGGCTCTTCCTCCACCAGCAGCACCTCGGCCGCTTAG